DNA sequence from the Malus sylvestris chromosome 10, drMalSylv7.2, whole genome shotgun sequence genome:
gataagttgagggaccaatgataatgaatttttagttaaggaatcattgctacaatttaattaaaagtaagggacaattgctacaatttactcttgtaATTATGCCATTAGTTTGATGGTCCCATGCACCAATTTGTAACAGAAGGCGACCTCCCATATTGTTATTTTACTTGTTCACATTTgcattaaaattaatttaaaaaaatcacCTTAAATTTAATTTCTAATCCCAAAAGCTTAATATTCAGTCAACAAATAACACTTTGGTTAGAATAATTTTTTACGTCAAATTATGCACAACGATATTTTTCATTTAgaatttgacatctcatttggagatgtTCGTAGACGGATAAATTCCATCCATCCCTATAGTTTATTGTGGAAATATCATCACAtttggtaaaataaaaaaataaaaaggatcatatctgcttaaaaaaaaatagaaagatcgtttcttttctaagtcatccatcataATGAGATGATTGTTACCAAACAACATAATttgctttattttataaaaatccaaaaaacacAATTCGTAACGAGTTGATTttaattaaggaaaaaaaagttTGAGAAGAGGTGGTATAATGCagaacgagagatttttcaacatAAAAGACACACGACTCGATTAAataaatgtaattatataaaTAGTTGCAAATTTCAACGAAAAAAATTCAACGGATAATAATTACAAAGTTGTGCCGAGTCGTGTGTGCcgcacacaaaaaaaatttcgtgAGGAACGGCGTGTCATCTACCAAAGAACGGCACGTCGCCCGATTGTATATGCAACGACTAACGAACACGCCCCCACGTGTTTGAAACAGGAGGAGGGAAAGAAAAAGATTGGAAATTTGGACGCACCGGATTCGCCACCACTCGTATGAAACGGGAACACTCCCAGTTTGCGAGATTCGAATTGGGATCTGATTTGTTTGAGTAAATTAACAAAATTGGGGATGAAATTGGTAAAATAATTGGTAGTGAATAATTTGGGAGACACTGTTAGAGTgatagggttagggtttatgTTAGAATTagatcaaaatttcaaatgggGAGAATTTTTCtgattgaattggatgggagaACTTACAGATGCAGATTCTGTGACAGCGCGCTTGCCCTTGCCGGTGATGTCCTCTCTCGggtactctctctctgtctAAAGTTTGcatctttttatatattatgaGGTCTGTAGATTGATATAAGCATGATTACAACTTTAATTTGTGATAGAATGGAGGAAAAGATTGaaaatttgtttccttttgatGGAATTTGAAATGGGTTTGTATTGATTGTAGAAAAAGGTTTTAGAAATTGGGTTTTCAGGCCCTGCATAAAGTGAATTGGGATTTTCAGGTCCTGCATGGACAAGATTCTATGTAGCATTGTTTTTCTGGGTTGGGAGTTGGGATtaaggcccttttttttttagagaatatgGGGTGTTTCTTGGTGAAGAAGCTTTGTGATCTGAGAAAAGACACATGTAAAAGGACTAGATTGGGTGTGGTAGGGGTGGGTAAAAAAACGAAGAACTGAGAAACCGCACCGAACTGAGGCCAAAAAACCCGAAGAAAACCAAGTTGACCTAACCGAGTTAATAAACACAGTTAGGAGTAAGTACAATATCGTTTTTGTGAGATTTGAGATTTTTTGCATATTACAGATTGTAAAAGCTGAAAAAATCCAGGTCAATTGGGGGGAGAAAACCACTTAGTGCCATGGTAAGGACTAGAATGTATACACACATAGATACGTGGAGAAACTAAGCATTTCGTCACTAGGCTGCGGCCGAACTATTAACTTTTGTTGTTGTGACGAGTGACAAGTGAGGCATTAGATATGGATCTTAAGTAATGTTTTCCTGTGTTCAATTTTTATTCTGTTGCTTATATATCATGGAGCTTATTCTCAATATTTTGagatgtttattttcattgttgcTTTTTCATTTATGTGTGCAGAGAGCCAATGTAATATGCTTTAGTGTTTAACAATTTGACTTTATTTTGTTGCAATTTGATTAGAATTTCAACTGTGGTCGAAGAAGGGCATATCTGTTTAGCAATGTGTAAGTTCTTTGCTATTATAGCCTTTGCTTTTAGTTGCCTTTCATATTTACATGTCATTTTCTGGCCGACGTATTGCCAGACAATGAACAAATATCCTTTAGTGAActaattaattcttgaatgGCCATATTGCGTCAATTTCTTTATAGGAATCGCTTACTCTCTAAATTGTAAGTTTGCTGATTGTTACAATTCATCATATGTTAAGCAGTAGTTGAAGGACGATACCACTGTAcatactagccattctcaacctTTTGGtcacaataatataaatttgatgCTGCCGCATTCGTTCTaataaaaataatgatgttaTATTATCTTCAACTTCAAGTGCCATGAGTAAATGTTGATTGGCTTTTCCTTCATCCTCATTCTTCTCATCTGACCTATGAAAATCCTATCCAGGGTGAACATAACACTCGGTCCTGATGAAGAGAGGCTAATGCTCTCTGGTTTGCATACTGTAGAAGATATATTTTGTTGCTGCTGCGGGCAGATTCTTGGTTGGAAATAtgtatgctttcttcatcttTCTGCTTGAATGTTTTCTGCTTTGTTGTTAGCACGAGTAGGTAGGAGCAGGACTAGACAGTGTCACGTTTAGCtagcctatattttttaaaatcagGTACTTGAAATGCACTCTTATGTCTGTGCTATCAATTTACTTTTAGACCTGGACCACTCTACCTTTGAACTAGTAAAGATTATTCGAGGCAAACTTTACATGTGGTATTTGATCAATGTTAGTAAAGTGCGGTTTGTGGACTGAATACCACCTTTATTTTGAACACAAACCAATCTCATGTAATACTGATGGTGAATTTTATTAGGTGATTGCACACGACCAAACCCAAAAATACAAGGAAGGAAAGTTTGTGCTTGAAAGGTACTTGCTATCTTTTACTTTTGTCTCTATTTATGGTTTCTATTGAACTAAATGTGCCCGTCTCAATGGCAGATGGAGGATAGTGGAGGATGTAGCCGAGTTATTCAACTTGGACGCTCGTCTTGGTTCAAGTGATGCAGAGAGTCCCTAGCAAAGTTAAGCACTTATACAAATAATAAGAGCTGGATGCTATACGGTTATTTTCTCTATCAATACAGACAATTTCAAGAGTTTTTCTTGATCTTTTTATGTGTGTTAACATTCTCTATCAATACAGAcaatttcaaggcttgaaactGATTGCTTgtgaattttttattattaacatTCTAATCAAGGTTttgtatataaataaataatattagttGTCAAATATTGGTTGgcttgagagagagggagggaaagagagagccCCAAAGCCGGCAACATCACCTTGCTATTGTATATTCTTCTTTCGCATGACAAGGAAAAGCTACATCTTATCCCAGAAAATAAAGAATGGATGGCAGAACTTACAGATGCAGATTCTGTGACAGCGCTCTTGCCCTTGCCAATGATGTCCTCTCTcgggtactctctctctctctctctctctctctctctctctctctctcaagtttgcatctttttatatttttattgtgaGACTTTTAGAATGATATAAGAGCATAACTACAAGTTATATAGGCTTAATTTGTGATATGATGTGAAAAAAAGATTGAAAGCTTGTTTCGTTTTGGGAGAATTCGAAAAGGGTTTTAAAAATTGTATTTCTGGAGGATGTAACTGAGGAATTCAACTTGGGGGCTCGTCTTTGTTCAAGTGACGCAGGAAATCCCTAGCAAAGCTAAGCACTTGCGGTTAATCCATATGTGAACGAAAATACCCTACAAATGACAGCCTTTTGTAGCATCTGGATCGAAGCTGCAATTTTCCGAAAAGCTTTTGTAGCACTTGAAAAGTTAGAGCTCTCTTACTTGTGACCAGAACACGAGTGGTACattatgtgtttttatataagtggtagaaaattttaatatttaagttattaattttttaacacacatatataaCCATTTGTATGgtgacacgtgatgtatcatcTTGTGTTTCGGTCACATGGAAAAATCTCTCCATAGAAGGATGGGGTATCATTTTTCTGGGCCCCATTTTGGCTGCTCCTCCTTTCGAGCCATCTCACTGAAGTGTTGTGTTGACGACTTTTAATTTTAGGTGTTCTGCCGTCCAacatcataaaaaaaattaacttaccatataaataattgttttttcaattcttgaattttttttcctttttttcttttaaatcgGAGCCTTGGATTATTATATTTAAACATGATTCGAGCGCTAATTGATTAGTAAGTTACAGGGTGCTAACCACTCGTTTAGATCTACATTACCATGTTTTGCATCGTTGAACTTCTAATCAATAATCGTTTCATTGTTTAACAATGTTTCTTCAAGAAACAGATGACCATCCGGTGAAATTTTGTGAATAATGCTTGAATAAGGATCTATAGAATGAACGATTTTGAGCATTAAAttatgggagttttaacgaaaagcccatggtactgttcactttaacgaaaaaccacatttttacactaaaaagtcaaacctgctactattcactttaccctttattttgtccttatcattaaaactcaaagttttcaagcccttttcattagttttcctttaaattataGTGAGTAAACTTGGATTTATGACTAGTGAGATTAGTGAGAAGAGAACCACACCTGCTTAGAACAACTTACATAAAGAGTGTACCGCCACTAAGCCTTCccatttaagaaaaatatacaCATGTCAAGGTTATTAAAAATCACTACATAACAGTGAACTTGTTTCATATAAGTCGTTCTCCTCCTATTAGTCCCCAAAAGTATTTAGCTTTGCTTTTCCTCTCCATGAGTATTGTCTGATCGAGTC
Encoded proteins:
- the LOC126587162 gene encoding protein yippee-like At5g53940 isoform X1; the protein is MGRIFLIELDGRTYRCRFCDSALALAGDVLSRNFNCGRRRAYLFSNVVNITLGPDEERLMLSGLHTVEDIFCCCCGQILGWKYVIAHDQTQKYKEGKFVLERWRIVEDVAELFNLDARLGSSDAESP
- the LOC126587162 gene encoding protein yippee-like At5g53940 isoform X2, with the protein product MGELTDADSVTARLPLPVMSSLGVNITLGPDEERLMLSGLHTVEDIFCCCCGQILGWKYVIAHDQTQKYKEGKFVLERWRIVEDVAELFNLDARLGSSDAESP